One Drosophila virilis strain 15010-1051.87 chromosome 5, Dvir_AGI_RSII-ME, whole genome shotgun sequence DNA window includes the following coding sequences:
- the LOC6626763 gene encoding probable palmitoyltransferase ZDHHC24, protein MRVRRNPLPRRLVDVLCYLVIGVFLPIVFIFEIIVVLPAIHEPGGFLHTFTFLMAMFLLFNIKGNMLACMVIDTSVDHEHVKAPPDSEAVRLGWRHCTTCDRLAPPRSWHCKVCGVCILKRDHHCLFTGCCIGHQNHRYFMCFTMYLLVGSIYALAYNSVYMWLLNGSIYCNWLTAVKLVCPMFMLVIGSFWTNMQLLFYSLNILALLYASVILAYHVPIVLRGEVCAESGKQHTYNNGLHCNLRSVFGQRMHVAWLSPLVKSQLPDDGYTWTINSAEKSMETKKLK, encoded by the exons ATGAGGGTACGACGAAATCCGCTCCCTCGGCGGCTGGTCGATGTTCTGTGCTATCTAGTTATTGGTGTATTTCTGCCCATTGTAttcatatttgaaataatCGTTGTGCTGCCCGCTATACACGAACCTGGCGGCTTTTTGCACACCTTCACTTTCCTAATGGCCATGTTTCTGTTGTTCAACATCAAGGGCAACATGTTAGCCTGCATGGTGATTGACACCAGCGTTGACC ATGAGCATGTCAAGGCGCCGCCAGATAGCGAGGCAGTACGTCTGGGCTGGCGACATTGCACCACTTGCGATCGATTAGCACCTCCCAGATCGTGGCACTGTAAGGTGTGTGGTGTTTGCATATTGAAACGCGATCATCACTGTCTCTTTACGGGCTGTTGCATTGGCCATCAGAATCACCGGTATTTCATGTGCTTCACAATGTACCTGCTGGTGGGCTCGATCTACGCCCTGGCCTATAATTCGGTCTATATGTGGCTGCTCAATGGATCAATTTACTGCAACTGGCTGACGGCCGTGAAACTAGTGTGTCCCATGTTCATGCTCGTGATTGGCAGCTTCTGGACGAACATGCAGCTGTTGTTCTATAGCCTGAACATCTTGGCGCTTTTGTATGCAAGTGTGATATTGGCATATCATGTGCCCATTGTGCTGCGCGGTGAGGTCTGTGCAGAGAGCGGCAAGCAGCACACATATAACAATGGACTCCATTGTAATCTGAGAAGTGTTTTTGGCCAACGTATGCATGTCGCCTGGCTATCACCTTTGGTAAAAAGCCAGTTACCCGATGATGGCTACACCTGGACGATCAACTCGGCTGAAAAGTCAATGGAAACCAAGAAGTTGAAGTAA